The sequence CGCTATCTTTTTCTCGAGGCCGTTCTGTCGGCGCGCGATGCGATTTACCTCAGCCACGTCTCTCGATCTCCGCGAGACAATTCGGAGTTACCTCCATCCGTTCTGCTCGCAGAATTCGAAGATGCGATCGCTGCCGGATTTCTTGTCGAAGGAAGCGACAAGCCGCCGGTGGTTCGGAAAGAGCATCGCTTGCAGGCCTTCAGCCCTCGCTATTTCTCGCCGGCGGGCGGATATTTCAGTTATCGCGAGGACCTTGCGGCGGCACTGAACGAGCATCAGGAGTTGCCGACAGCGAAGCGGTTTCTGACCGAGTCGCTGCCGGAACCCGACTCCGAATGGCGCACCGTCAGCGTGGCCCGACTGGCGAGATTTTTTCGCTCTCCGGGAAAGTTTTTTTTGCAGGAACGTTTGGGCATTCGTCTGGACGAGGCAGAGGCTTCGGTGCCGTCAACGGAGACCTTCGTGTTTGATGCTCTGCAAAAATGGCAACTCCGCGCACGGGTGGTTGCCGAAGGTGCATCGGATGAGAGTGCCGATGGCCTTGCGCGTTTGATGCGTGCCTCCGGTGAGTTGCCGCATGGAGCGGCGGGCCCGGTGATTGTGACGGGTATGCACCAGGACCTTTCGAGCTTTCTGAGTCGCGTCGACGAGGCCCGGCCTGCAGGCGTGCCGGTTGCTCGGTCGGTGGATCTCCGTATCGGTGAATTTCGCGTGTTGGGTGAAGTCGAGCAGGTTTATGGAAGCGAATATTTCGTGGTTACCGCTGGGCGCTCGAACGGTAGCGGCAAGTTCAAATTCGACGAACGCGATCTGATTGAGGTCTGGATTCGCCATCTCGTTCTTTCTGCGAGTGGCCTCCCCCTGCGTACTCGCTGCATGGCACCCGATGAGGATTTCTGGCTGGGTGAGGAGCCCGAAGCCAAAGAGCTGCTTGAGGATCTATTGGGATTTTATTGGGAAGGTCTGCGACAACCAAAGACGCTGTTCCCGCGATTGGCCCCCAAGTTCTTCAGCAATAGAATCAAGGATCCTGTGAAGAGCTCACGCACGGCTTTCGTGAATAGTTTCGGGAAAAGCGGCGAATGGGATCGTTCGCCCGAGTATCAACTGCTCTGGCCCGAGGGTGCTGATGCCCTGAATGATGAATTTGCGGAAAACTCTTGCCGCCTTTGGGGACCGATCCTCGCCAGGCGCGAAGAAATCAAGAAGCCGCGAGGCGGGAAGAAATGAATCAGTCGACCAATAGACTGGATCTATTTTCTGTTCCCTTGCGCGGCACACAGGCCATCGAAGCCAGCGCGGGTACAGGAAAGACATGGACCATCACCGGGCTGTATATCCGTCTTTTGCTCGAAGAGAGCCTCGAGGTTTCCCAAATCCTGGTTGTGACTTATACCAAGGCAGCGACGGCCGAGTTACGGACACGCATACGTGGGCGATTGGTCGAGGTAGCTGCTGCGTTGGCCGGGGGGACAATCTCTGACGAGTTCTGCCGACGTCTTGTCGAGAGTATCTCCGATCCTCGCCGAGCACGACTTCTTTGTGAGCGAGCCTTGCGCCAGCTTGATGAGGCCTCGGTATTTACGATCCACGGTTTTTGCCAACGTGCACTGGAGGATGCGGCTTTCGAGAGCGGCTCGCCCTTCGCTTCGGAAATGATTCAGGATCAATCCGTCTGGATTCGGGAATGTGTCGAGGATTTCTGGAGGCGTTCCGTACAGAATCGCGATCCCTCGTTTCTCCAATACCTGCTGGAGGAGAAGAAATACTCTCCTGAAAAGTTGGCTCAGGACGTCAGGCAGTGGATGGGACGGCCTTATTTCGAGATTCTTCTTCCCGAGAAAGGCGACGGTTCGGATGAGGCTGACGGCACTGATGGCTCTGGGGATTCCCGGGAGTTTGAGTTGCGGACTCTGCGGGCAGAGCTTCTTGCCTGGCTGGAAAAGGAATTACCTCGACGTAAAGCTGAGCATCGCCAACTGTATTTTGACGACCTTTTGTTGAATTTACGCAAAGCGCTGGTCGAGGGGCCGCGCAGCGGTCCTTTGGCCAAGCGCATTCGCCATCGGTTTCGGGCAGCTCTGATTGATGAGTTTCAGGATACAGATCCGATCCAGTACGAGATATTCTCGCAAGTTTATGGCGGCCGCGAGGAACCTGTATTTCTTGTGGGGGACCCGAAGCAGGCCATCTATGGTTTTCGCGGGGCTGATATTTTCGCCTATCTCGGCGCTCGTGAAGCAGCTGCAGCTCGGCATTCGCTGGAGGAAAACTGGCGGACAGATCCGGCGCTGATTCGCGGTGTGAACACTCTTTTTTCGGCTGTTGAGAATCCCTTTGTTTTCCCCGAAATCGAATTTCATCCGGCGAGCCCTGCAGCCCGTCCGCATCCGGAGGTTCGGTTGGGTGGCCTGGAAGAAAACCCGCTGCGAATCTGGTTTGCAGACCGGGAAGAGGGGGCTACGAAGTTGCTGACCGCGGGGGAGACGGAACGTCAGGTTGTCGATGCGACGGCTGATGAGATCGCACGACTCCTTTCGCTTGGTGCCGAAGGGAAAGCTCGAATCGGGACAGAGAGTGTTCGGGGTCGTAACATCGCGGTTCTGGTCCAGAATCATATGCAGGCCGAGCTGATTCGTGCAGCTCTTGCGCGAAGGCGTATCGCGAGTGTTCGCAAGGGGAGTGGAAGTGTCTTTGATACGCGGGAGGCAGCTGATCTCGAGCGGGTGCTCCTGGCGATCGCCGACCCGACACGGGAGCGGCGCATTCGAGCCGCATTGGCGACCGTCTATCATGGGTTTGATGCCGCCAGAATCTACGCAATCGCACAGACCGAAACTGAGTGGGACGAGCTTCAGGAACATTTTCGGCAACTGCGGGAGCAATATTCTCGCGACGGAGTCGCGGCCATGCTGGCATCCTGGCTGGAGGAGAACCGGGTCGTAGCCCGACTTCTGTCCGGCGAGGATGGTGATCGTGCGCTGACAAATCTTTTTCATCTGCTGGAATTGCTTCGGACGGAAGGGCGTCGCCAGCGCCAGGGTATGGACCGGTTGCTTGCCTGGTTCGCGGACCATCGCCAGCAGGCCACCGACAAGGAAAAGGGAGGACAGCCATCGGACGAGCTGATTCTGCGCCTGGAGTCGGATGAGAACCTGGTCGAGATTTCGACAATTCACGCGTGCAAGGGGCTCGAGTACGATATCGTCTTTTGTCCATTCACCTACAAGGTGCCGGCACGGAAAATCGAGGAGGTTTTCGACTTTCATGATCCGGAGTCCGACTGGCGGCCAACGCTGGATCTGGGTAGTCCGGCGCGAGAAGCGAATGGATTGCAACATGTACGAGAGGAATTGGCGAATCGTCTCCGACTGCTTTACGTGGCGCTGACACGGGCACGACATCTTTGTGTCTGCACATGGGGCGCGGTGAAAAACGGCGATGAGTCGGCTCTCGGCTGGCTTCTTTTGCCGCATGATGACGATGGTGTTTCTTCGGGTGCGCTTGACCGCTCCGACGAGGAATTCCTGTCCGACCTGACCAACCTGGAAAGTGCCTCGGATGGCGCGATCGCGATCGAACGGC is a genomic window of Candidatus Binatia bacterium containing:
- the recB gene encoding exodeoxyribonuclease V subunit beta, coding for MNQSTNRLDLFSVPLRGTQAIEASAGTGKTWTITGLYIRLLLEESLEVSQILVVTYTKAATAELRTRIRGRLVEVAAALAGGTISDEFCRRLVESISDPRRARLLCERALRQLDEASVFTIHGFCQRALEDAAFESGSPFASEMIQDQSVWIRECVEDFWRRSVQNRDPSFLQYLLEEKKYSPEKLAQDVRQWMGRPYFEILLPEKGDGSDEADGTDGSGDSREFELRTLRAELLAWLEKELPRRKAEHRQLYFDDLLLNLRKALVEGPRSGPLAKRIRHRFRAALIDEFQDTDPIQYEIFSQVYGGREEPVFLVGDPKQAIYGFRGADIFAYLGAREAAAARHSLEENWRTDPALIRGVNTLFSAVENPFVFPEIEFHPASPAARPHPEVRLGGLEENPLRIWFADREEGATKLLTAGETERQVVDATADEIARLLSLGAEGKARIGTESVRGRNIAVLVQNHMQAELIRAALARRRIASVRKGSGSVFDTREAADLERVLLAIADPTRERRIRAALATVYHGFDAARIYAIAQTETEWDELQEHFRQLREQYSRDGVAAMLASWLEENRVVARLLSGEDGDRALTNLFHLLELLRTEGRRQRQGMDRLLAWFADHRQQATDKEKGGQPSDELILRLESDENLVEISTIHACKGLEYDIVFCPFTYKVPARKIEEVFDFHDPESDWRPTLDLGSPAREANGLQHVREELANRLRLLYVALTRARHLCVCTWGAVKNGDESALGWLLLPHDDDGVSSGALDRSDEEFLSDLTNLESASDGAIAIERLSGREATGAVPLTRLPQGQTFTARHLSRSVRATRWTTSFSALTAGRAAERRDYDPLLPGERPVSPADGKDIFSFPRGATPGVCLHQIFETIDFREQDPQVRGAVIEKALETFHFSSEWRDPVMSMVRDVLGTALEPDGHVRLVDVPRSRRLDEVEFYYPAKTMTLPDLNALLQRHDQPRLGRSARDGDLPTPLTQGYVKGFIDLVFEAEGRFYLVDYKSNWLGGSLEDYAQERLPSAMEEHLYTFQYLTYAIAVHRMLQQRIPGYDYDRHFGGVRYLFLRGIRPEAGLQSGIFATRPARGLIEEFDELLGH